A window of Rubricoccus marinus contains these coding sequences:
- a CDS encoding sugar transferase — MISPRPSLAKRAFDVAASASALLVLSPVLLLAALAIRLESSGPVFYASWRVGAGYRRFRLFKFRTMYPDADQRLKDLAHLNQYAAEADAPEASGEGCAACAALEEGATCSPVLVGDGGEVICEAEHRRRQNAGPAFFKLQDDPRITRVGRFLRNTSIDELPQLVNILLGDMSLVGNRPLPLYEAEQLTADGDGARWMAPAGLTGLWQVTQRGTGEVSPEERIALDNTYAESHGLGFDLRLIAKTVPALFQSENV, encoded by the coding sequence ATGATCTCGCCCCGCCCCAGCCTCGCCAAGCGCGCCTTCGACGTCGCCGCCTCCGCGTCCGCGCTGCTCGTCCTCTCGCCGGTCCTGCTCCTCGCCGCCCTCGCGATCCGGCTGGAGTCCAGCGGCCCCGTCTTCTACGCCTCGTGGCGCGTCGGCGCGGGCTACCGCCGCTTCCGCCTCTTCAAGTTCCGCACGATGTACCCCGATGCCGACCAGCGGCTCAAGGACCTCGCGCACCTCAACCAGTACGCCGCCGAGGCCGACGCGCCAGAGGCCTCTGGCGAGGGATGCGCCGCGTGCGCCGCTCTGGAGGAGGGCGCGACGTGCTCGCCCGTCCTCGTCGGCGACGGAGGCGAGGTGATCTGCGAGGCGGAGCACCGCCGCCGCCAGAACGCGGGCCCGGCCTTTTTCAAGCTGCAGGACGACCCGCGCATCACGCGCGTCGGCCGCTTTCTCCGCAACACCAGCATCGACGAACTGCCGCAGCTGGTCAACATCCTCCTCGGCGATATGTCGCTCGTCGGCAACCGGCCGCTGCCGCTCTACGAAGCCGAGCAGCTCACCGCCGACGGCGACGGCGCGCGCTGGATGGCGCCCGCAGGCCTCACCGGCCTCTGGCAGGTGACCCAGCGCGGGACCGGCGAGGTCTCGCCAGAGGAGCGCATCGCGCTCGACAACACCTACGCCGAGAGCCACGGCCTCGGCTTCGACCTCCGCCTCATCGCCAAGACCGTCCCCGCGCTCTTCCAGAGCGAAAACGTCTAG
- a CDS encoding LruC domain-containing protein, translating into MLDRAVYALSLLVLAASLVGCDATAPEAQGSGESLTDLRVPAGFDYATTRAVEVSLRALDNTGGPLAGVPVDIATPDSARLATGITGTDGTLRLTLALPTDQATLLARPRYIGLPSEVELAVSGDRASAVIGGAPPARARGANVASGAAKSAGFATLGGWDASGVPDYLMPTRDRIDAGLLATLNASLPENAPVPTAHPEYLASGNETDILVTQEADVWVTFVHEGAGWRNSLGYYTYDASAPPQSADEIDTQTLIFPNVSFAGSGGGLYAGDKVHLGRFPAGTGIGWVLVANGWTGSTVGAGTHLVYSNADFNPEPDPSLRQHNVLLRDAERELMLLSFEDVRRDDIPFRCDQDFNDAVFYVSANPVEAIDSGDVPSVTDPGQDPTADTDGDGVLNDLDADPYDPAVSALLHLPAEGVSGSVAFEDLWPGRGDYDFNDLVADYHLTVGLDAQNRATRIDAEITVQAIGAGYCNGLALALPLAPGAVQSASGARLDRGVFAVGGNGVESGSGSAVIPLFDDSYALVQRPGGYFVNTEAGAPRVEPGSVTVRITLASPVTVESLELDELDLFLVVDGARGREVHLPGRQPTARADASLFGTSSDATATGTSSTYVTAEGLPWALHLPEAFVYPMERAPLDAGHLRFVSWARSGGATSPDWYRDLPGHRDTAHLFGR; encoded by the coding sequence ATGCTCGACCGCGCCGTTTACGCCCTTTCTCTTCTCGTCCTCGCCGCCAGCCTCGTCGGCTGCGACGCCACCGCGCCAGAGGCGCAGGGCTCCGGCGAGAGCCTCACCGACCTCCGCGTCCCGGCCGGCTTCGACTACGCCACGACGCGCGCCGTCGAGGTCAGCCTCCGCGCGCTGGACAACACCGGCGGGCCTCTGGCGGGCGTCCCGGTCGACATCGCGACCCCCGACAGCGCGCGCCTCGCGACCGGCATCACCGGGACCGACGGCACGCTCCGCCTCACCCTCGCGCTACCGACGGACCAGGCCACGCTGCTCGCGCGGCCCCGCTATATCGGCCTCCCCTCCGAGGTCGAACTCGCCGTCTCCGGCGACCGCGCGTCGGCCGTGATCGGCGGCGCGCCGCCCGCCCGCGCCAGAGGCGCGAACGTGGCCTCTGGCGCGGCCAAGAGCGCGGGCTTCGCCACGCTCGGCGGCTGGGACGCCAGCGGCGTGCCGGACTACCTGATGCCGACCCGCGATCGCATCGACGCCGGCCTTCTCGCCACGCTCAACGCGAGCCTCCCCGAGAACGCCCCCGTCCCGACCGCGCACCCCGAGTACCTCGCCAGCGGCAACGAGACCGACATCCTCGTCACGCAAGAGGCCGACGTGTGGGTCACATTCGTCCACGAGGGCGCGGGCTGGCGCAACTCGCTGGGCTACTACACCTACGACGCATCCGCGCCGCCGCAGTCGGCCGACGAGATCGACACGCAGACGCTCATCTTCCCGAACGTCTCCTTTGCGGGCAGCGGCGGCGGCCTTTACGCCGGCGACAAGGTGCACCTCGGCCGCTTCCCCGCCGGGACCGGCATCGGCTGGGTGCTCGTCGCCAACGGCTGGACCGGCAGCACGGTCGGCGCAGGCACGCACCTCGTCTACTCCAACGCCGACTTCAACCCCGAGCCCGACCCGTCGCTGCGCCAGCACAACGTCCTCTTGCGCGATGCCGAGCGCGAGCTGATGCTGCTCAGCTTCGAAGACGTGCGCCGCGACGACATCCCGTTCCGCTGCGACCAGGACTTCAACGACGCCGTCTTCTACGTCTCCGCCAACCCCGTCGAAGCGATCGACAGCGGTGACGTGCCCTCGGTCACCGACCCCGGCCAGGACCCCACGGCCGACACCGACGGCGACGGCGTGCTCAACGACCTCGACGCCGACCCGTACGACCCCGCCGTCTCCGCGCTTCTCCATCTCCCCGCCGAGGGCGTGAGCGGCTCCGTCGCCTTCGAGGACCTGTGGCCCGGCCGTGGCGACTACGACTTCAACGATCTCGTCGCCGACTATCACCTCACCGTCGGGCTCGACGCGCAGAACCGCGCGACCCGCATCGACGCCGAGATCACCGTGCAGGCCATCGGCGCGGGCTACTGCAACGGGCTCGCCCTCGCGCTGCCCCTGGCGCCGGGCGCCGTGCAGTCCGCCTCTGGCGCGAGGCTCGACCGCGGCGTGTTCGCCGTCGGCGGCAACGGCGTCGAGAGCGGCAGCGGCTCCGCCGTGATCCCACTCTTCGACGACTCCTACGCCCTCGTGCAGCGTCCCGGCGGCTACTTCGTCAACACCGAGGCCGGCGCGCCGCGCGTCGAGCCCGGCAGCGTGACCGTCCGCATCACGCTCGCCTCGCCCGTCACCGTCGAGTCACTTGAGCTGGACGAGTTGGACCTCTTCCTCGTCGTCGACGGCGCCAGAGGCCGCGAGGTCCACCTGCCCGGACGCCAGCCCACCGCCCGCGCCGACGCCAGCCTTTTCGGCACGTCCTCCGACGCGACCGCGACCGGAACCAGCAGCACCTACGTCACCGCCGAAGGCCTGCCCTGGGCGCTCCACCTCCCCGAGGCCTTCGTCTATCCGATGGAGCGCGCCCCGCTCGACGCCGGGCACCTCCGCTTCGTGTCCTGGGCCCGCTCCGGCGGCGCCACCTCGCCCGACTGGTACCGCGACCTCCCCGGCCACCGCGACACGGCCCACCTCTTCGGCCGCTAG
- a CDS encoding response regulator — protein MSASARTVLLVDDDPIMLAFLERAVGASYAVVTKADGAAARDWLLAPEASGEGRADLVVADLQMPGLDGFGFTEAVRADPRTERLPILILSGSDKSEDRIRCLRLGADDFVVKPFNPEELMARIDNLFRRLG, from the coding sequence ATGTCTGCCTCCGCCCGCACCGTTCTCCTCGTCGACGACGACCCGATCATGCTGGCCTTCCTGGAGCGCGCCGTGGGCGCCTCCTACGCCGTGGTCACCAAGGCCGACGGCGCGGCGGCGCGCGACTGGCTCCTCGCGCCAGAGGCCTCTGGCGAGGGACGCGCGGACCTCGTGGTCGCGGACCTCCAGATGCCCGGCCTCGATGGCTTCGGGTTCACCGAGGCCGTGCGGGCCGACCCGCGCACGGAGCGCCTGCCGATCCTCATCCTCTCGGGCAGCGACAAGAGCGAGGACCGCATCCGCTGCCTCCGCCTCGGCGCGGACGACTTCGTGGTCAAGCCGTTCAACCCGGAGGAGCTGATGGCGCGGATCGACAACCTGTTCCGCCGCCTGGGGTAG